The Neodiprion fabricii isolate iyNeoFabr1 chromosome 4, iyNeoFabr1.1, whole genome shotgun sequence genome window below encodes:
- the LOC124180119 gene encoding uncharacterized protein LOC124180119 yields MKKLFVTLLVLSILTGSSLEEVGYSDAACKCDHCEEQNSEEIRKQDALAELPFNMEDSDGDGSRIICARDRDLEDKTFPSICHMLCENRCTRFNVTEKISGSLKRVIATAYRTNYYKLHDGQCL; encoded by the exons ATGAAGAAATTATTCGTCACTTTGCTGGTTTTGA GTATCCTAACAGGATCCTCGCTCGAGGAAGTCGGCTATTCCGACGCAGCTTGCAAGTGCGATCACTGCGAGGAGCAGAACTCGGAGGAAATTCGGAAGCAAGATGCGCTCGCGGAACTTCCGTTTAACATGGAAGATTCGGACGGCGACGGGAGTCGGATAATTTGCGCTAGGGACAGAGACCTTGAGGACAAAACGTTCCCCAGCATTTGTCACATGCTCTGCGAAAATCGTTGCACCCGATTCAACGTGACCGAGAAAATCTCGGGATCGTTGAAACGAGTCATCGCTACGGCGTACAGAACGA ACTACTACAAACTCCACGACGGACAGTGCTTGTAA